In the Salmo trutta chromosome 33, fSalTru1.1, whole genome shotgun sequence genome, one interval contains:
- the LOC115172793 gene encoding gastrula zinc finger protein XlCGF57.1 isoform X1, translated as MASEVKPVFEENTALGFLYRLMNGAFQDRDSKDSVLSKANDCKDNFSITPPHHAKDKPPLPTLRKVSVILEDCRKLLGDRFRQCEREENGFEASIPLGRSPSRKQPKNRKSSSTSVKPKQQRTFFTIKMHHCKQCGKSFSNYKDLSNHQKVHKGKSYHCSDCGKYFSILSALRVHRTVHTGEKPYSCSECGKNFKHMASLREHQLRHIGEKPFSCPDCEKNFITQRYLNKHRRTHTAEKRYPCPDCGRGFTTAGLVKRHRRIHTGEKPYQCSDCGQGFARSEALKSHQLTHNGEKPYSCPDCEMNFSSSAGLKYHQMNHTGEKPYHCAACNKRFKSATSLKSHQRTHTGEKPYQCRDCGTTFSSLSNLKIHQRIHSGEKPYSCPDCGKRFSAASSVKAHQRSHTGERPFPCSHCGKGFTIKAHLVVHMRIHTGERPYHCTVCDATFSSSGPLVRHMRIHTGEKPYNCIHCDKSFKTLHEITGHTRVHTGERPYHCSKCEKKFKGLGDLRKHEHTHTGERVACGQCKKTFASNGGLRLHKMSHTGEKPHHCTVCGKRFISTFLLKTHHRVHSGEKPYSCSDCGKLFSQLANLWTHQRIHTREKL; from the exons ATGGCGTCAGAAGTGAAACCTGTTTTTGAG GAGAACACTGCACTAGGATTCCTGTATAGGCTGATGAATGGAGCGTTTCAGGACAGAGACTCCAAAGATTCCGTTCTCTCCAAGGCTAAT GATTGTAAGGACAACTTCAGCATAACTCCGCCCCATCACGCAAAAGACAAACCACCCCTGCCGACTCTTAGAAAGGTTTCAGTGATACTGGAGGACTGCAGGAAATTACTGGGAGACCGTTTCAGACAATGTGAAAGAGAGGAGAATGGATTTGAGGCTTCAATTCCTCTTG GACGGAGCCCTAGCCGCAAACAGCCGAAGAACAGAAAGAGCTCCTCTACATCAGTAAAGCCTAAACAACAACGAACATTTTTCACGATAAAGATGCACCACTGTAaacagtgtgggaagagttttagtaaTTATAAAGATCTAAGTAATCATCAGAAAGTGCACAAAGGGAAGTCctaccactgctctgactgtggaaagtaCTTTTCTATCTTAAGTGCTTTGAGAGTACATCGGACAGTTCatactggagagaaaccttactcgTGCTCTgaatgtgggaagaattttaaGCACATGGCAAGCCTACGAGAACATCAGCTAAGACACATTGGAGAAAAACCCTTTAGCTGTCCTGACTGTGAAAAGAACTTTATAACACAACGTTATCTGAATAAACATCGGCGAACTCATACCGCTGAGAAGCGATACCCCTGTCCTGACTGTGGGAGAGGCTTCACTACGGCAGGACTTGTGAAAAGACACAGAAGAATCCATACTGGTGAGAAGCCATACCAGTGCTCTGACTGTGGGCAAGGCTTTGCCAGATCCGAGGCATTGAAATCTCACCAGCTTACTCATAATGGAGAAAAACCTTATTCTTGCCCTGATTGTGAGATGAATTTCAGCTCATCAGCGGGCCTGAAGTATCATCAAATGAATCATACTGGAGAGAAGCCCTACCACTGTGCAGCCTGTAATAAGAGATTCAAGTCAGCTACAAGTTTAAAGTCTCATCAGAGGacgcacactggagagaaaccttaccagTGTCGTGACTGTGGGACAACATTCTCCAGTCTCAGTAATTTAAAAATACACCAGCGCATTCattctggagagaagccttactcttgCCCTGACTGTGGAAAAAGATTTTCTGCAGCATCCTCTGTTAAAGCACACCAGCGGTCACATACTGGTGAAAGACCTTTTCCATGCTCTCATTGTGGGAAGGGCTTTACCATAAAGGCACATCTTGTGGTACACATGCgcatacacactggagagaggcCCTACCACTGCACCGTCTGTGATGCAACCTTCTCCTCTTCAGGTCCCTTGGTGAGACACATGCGAATACACACTGGGGAGAAACCTTATAACTGCATTCATTGTGACAAGAGCTTCAAAACCTTGCATGAAATTACTGGTCATACAAGGGTGCATACAGGAGAGAGACCTTACCACTGCTCTAAGTGTGAGAAGAAGTTCAAGGGCCTGGGAGACTTGAGAAAGCATGAGCACACGCATACTGGAGAAAGAGTAGCATGTGGTCAGTGTAAGAAGACCTTTGCCTCCAATGGAGGATTAAGGTTACACAAAAtgtcacacacaggagagaagccccaCCACTGCACTgtctgtgggaagagatttataTCAACGTTTCTTCTGAAAACACACCATAGAGTGCAcagtggagagaagccttacagttgctctgactgtgggaaattGTTTTCCCAACTGGCTAACTTATGGACCCACCAGCGCATACATACTAGGGAGAAATTGTAA
- the LOC115172793 gene encoding uncharacterized protein LOC115172793 isoform X2 → MASEVKPVFEENTALGFLYRLMNGAFQDRDSKDSVLSKANDCKDNFSITPPHHAKDKPPLPTLRKVSVILEDCRKLLGDRFRQCEREENGFEASIPLDAQPKILPYPASTPTSEPLRRRMTCGRGQGRRWSNNPGYFP, encoded by the exons ATGGCGTCAGAAGTGAAACCTGTTTTTGAG GAGAACACTGCACTAGGATTCCTGTATAGGCTGATGAATGGAGCGTTTCAGGACAGAGACTCCAAAGATTCCGTTCTCTCCAAGGCTAAT GATTGTAAGGACAACTTCAGCATAACTCCGCCCCATCACGCAAAAGACAAACCACCCCTGCCGACTCTTAGAAAGGTTTCAGTGATACTGGAGGACTGCAGGAAATTACTGGGAGACCGTTTCAGACAATGTGAAAGAGAGGAGAATGGATTTGAGGCTTCAATTCCTCTTG ACGCACAACCGAAGATtctgccatatcctgccagcacacccacaagcgagccactcagaCGGAGAATGACGTGTGGAAGAGGGCAAGGAAGGAGATGGAGTAACAATCCAGGCTATTTTCCCTGA